A single window of Gossypium arboreum isolate Shixiya-1 chromosome 13, ASM2569848v2, whole genome shotgun sequence DNA harbors:
- the LOC108464308 gene encoding B3 domain-containing transcription factor VRN1-like isoform X2, with protein MPRPFFHKLILSTTLQEKKLRIPDNFVKKFRDELSVAAALTVPDGHVWRVGIKKVDNKVWFQEGWQEFLERYYIRVGYVLVFRYEGNSAFSVSIFNLYNSEINYQTNALVGTQYNHGKQYPFEQLEDDECISPALQNLFGGSKLNNCINWGGDANLQTSKGVNNQPIRGSGAMKPEPKKRGRKRKFDPNVQDSSTGREDDVDMRFRCYESASARKRTVTAEERERAINAAKAFEPTNPFCRVVLRPSYLYRGCIMYLPSCFAEKHLSGVSGSIKLQLPDGRQWSVRCLYKGGKAKFSQGWYEFTLENNLGEGDVCVFELLRSREFVLKVTVFRVMESGGLMHRSQ; from the exons ATGCCACGCCCTTTTTTTCATAAGCTTATTCTCTCTACCACCCTCCAAGAAAAGAAACTG AGGATCCCTGATAACTTCGTTAAGAAATTCAGGGATGAACTTTCTGTTGCTGCCGCTCTCACTGTTCCTGATGGTCATGTTTGGCGTGTAGGAATAAAGAAAGTTGACAACAAGGTTTGGTTTCAGGAAGGTTGGCAGGAGTTTCTAGAGCGTTACTATATTCGTGTTGGCTACGTACTGGTTTTCAGATACGAAGGAAATTCTGCTTTCAGTGTTAGTATATTTAATTTGTATAACTCGGAAATAAACTATCAGACTAATGCCCTCGTTGGTACTCAATACAATCACGGAAAACAATATCCGTTTGAACAACTTGAAGATGATGAATGCATCTCTCCAGCACTTCAGAATTTGTTTGGTGGGTCTAAACTTAACAACTGCATAAACTGGGGTGGTGATGCCAATCTTCAAACTTCAAAGGGTGTGAATAATCAACCTATTCGAG GTTCGGGTGCAATGAAACCAGAACCAAAAAAGCGTGGTAGGAAGCGGAAGTTTGATCCTA ATGTGCAGGATTCATCTACTGGACGTGAAGATGATGTTGATATGCGCTTTAGATGTTATGAAAGTGCTTCAGCCCGAAAGAGAACTGTGACAGCTGAAGAAAGAGAGAGAGCAATCAATGCAGCCAAAGCATTTGAGCCAACTAACCCTTTCTGCAGGGTCGTCTTGCGACCATCATATCTGTACAGGGGATGTATTATG TACTTGCCATCGTGCTTTGCTGAGAAGCATTTAAGTGGGGTTTCTGGATCCATTAAACTTCAGCTTCCTGATGGGAGACAGTGGTCTGTAAGATGTCTTTATAAAGGAGGCAAGGCTAAATTCAGTCAGGGATGGTACGAATTTACATTGGAGAATAATTTGGGAGAAGGGGATGTTTGTGTTTTTGAGCTGCTCAGATCGAGGGAATTTGTGCTCAAAGTTACTGTATTTCGTGTAATGGAAAGTGGTGGACTAATGCATCGGTCTCAATAA
- the LOC108464308 gene encoding B3 domain-containing transcription factor VRN1-like isoform X1: MPRPFFHKLILSTTLQEKKLRIPDNFVKKFRDELSVAAALTVPDGHVWRVGIKKVDNKVWFQEGWQEFLERYYIRVGYVLVFRYEGNSAFSVSIFNLYNSEINYQTNALVGTQYNHGKQYPFEQLEDDECISPALQNLFGGSKLNNCINWGGDANLQTSKGVNNQPIRVKLHTSGSGAMKPEPKKRGRKRKFDPNVQDSSTGREDDVDMRFRCYESASARKRTVTAEERERAINAAKAFEPTNPFCRVVLRPSYLYRGCIMYLPSCFAEKHLSGVSGSIKLQLPDGRQWSVRCLYKGGKAKFSQGWYEFTLENNLGEGDVCVFELLRSREFVLKVTVFRVMESGGLMHRSQ; the protein is encoded by the exons ATGCCACGCCCTTTTTTTCATAAGCTTATTCTCTCTACCACCCTCCAAGAAAAGAAACTG AGGATCCCTGATAACTTCGTTAAGAAATTCAGGGATGAACTTTCTGTTGCTGCCGCTCTCACTGTTCCTGATGGTCATGTTTGGCGTGTAGGAATAAAGAAAGTTGACAACAAGGTTTGGTTTCAGGAAGGTTGGCAGGAGTTTCTAGAGCGTTACTATATTCGTGTTGGCTACGTACTGGTTTTCAGATACGAAGGAAATTCTGCTTTCAGTGTTAGTATATTTAATTTGTATAACTCGGAAATAAACTATCAGACTAATGCCCTCGTTGGTACTCAATACAATCACGGAAAACAATATCCGTTTGAACAACTTGAAGATGATGAATGCATCTCTCCAGCACTTCAGAATTTGTTTGGTGGGTCTAAACTTAACAACTGCATAAACTGGGGTGGTGATGCCAATCTTCAAACTTCAAAGGGTGTGAATAATCAACCTATTCGAG TCAAATTGCATACTTCAGGTTCGGGTGCAATGAAACCAGAACCAAAAAAGCGTGGTAGGAAGCGGAAGTTTGATCCTA ATGTGCAGGATTCATCTACTGGACGTGAAGATGATGTTGATATGCGCTTTAGATGTTATGAAAGTGCTTCAGCCCGAAAGAGAACTGTGACAGCTGAAGAAAGAGAGAGAGCAATCAATGCAGCCAAAGCATTTGAGCCAACTAACCCTTTCTGCAGGGTCGTCTTGCGACCATCATATCTGTACAGGGGATGTATTATG TACTTGCCATCGTGCTTTGCTGAGAAGCATTTAAGTGGGGTTTCTGGATCCATTAAACTTCAGCTTCCTGATGGGAGACAGTGGTCTGTAAGATGTCTTTATAAAGGAGGCAAGGCTAAATTCAGTCAGGGATGGTACGAATTTACATTGGAGAATAATTTGGGAGAAGGGGATGTTTGTGTTTTTGAGCTGCTCAGATCGAGGGAATTTGTGCTCAAAGTTACTGTATTTCGTGTAATGGAAAGTGGTGGACTAATGCATCGGTCTCAATAA